Proteins from a genomic interval of Colletes latitarsis isolate SP2378_abdomen chromosome 12, iyColLati1, whole genome shotgun sequence:
- the LOC143348747 gene encoding uncharacterized protein LOC143348747, producing the protein MDNAPYHSLQTNKPPTKSSTKAAMIKWLTENNTTFSSEMRKFQLFDFIKNNKQQKTFKIDQILKLHGHNTLRLPPYNCDLNPIELVWAEMKRNLRERNVSILTKDQLETYTAEALNGITATFWNNCCKHVEKLKNEYWEKDGLLKDVVEAMGLVTLDEESDAESESSISSNNE; encoded by the coding sequence ATGGATAACGCTCCATACCATTCGTTGCAAACAAATAAGCCACCGACGAAATCGTCGACAAAAGCTGCCATGATCAAGTGGCTAACAGAAAACAATACCACATTTTCTTCTGAAATGaggaaatttcaattatttgattttattaaaaataataaacaacAGAAAACTTTTAAAATTGATCAAATTTTAAAATTACACGGACACAATACTTTGCGCTTGCCGCCATATAATTGTGATCTGAATCCCATCGAATTAGTATGGGCCGAAATGAAGAGAAATTTAAGAGAAAGAAATGTTTCGATATTAACAAAGGATCAATTGGAGACATATACCGCAGAAGCGCTCAACGGAATTACTGCTACTTTTTGGAATAATTGTTGCAAGCacgtagaaaaattaaaaaatgaatattgGGAGAAAGATGGACTTTTAAAAGATGTCGTCGAAGCAATGGGTTTGGTGACACTAGATGAAGAATCTGATGCTGAGTCGGAATCCAGCATAAGTTCAAATAATGAATGA